The window ATCTATAAGACCATATTTATTATTTCATTTGAGTGTGGCATCATTATCCAAAATAAATAAAAAATAATTGAAAAATCATAATAAAGTTTCCACTTCATTAATGAATTTTTCAGCCTGTAAAATAAGTTCTTCAGCATCTTCTTCTGTAAAAGTTTTTGAATAACCGTAACTGGAATTGTTTCTAGTTTCACGGGCATCATAAAGGTATCCATAGGTTTTCTTGCTAAGCAATCCTATTTTGACGTATTCCTTGGCAAGTTGTCTTAAGGTTCCCTCATGGGTTTTTGGGGAAATGCTCTTTTTAAGAAGTAATGCCAAAGCAGATGAATACATCGCATAATAGGACATGGTGACTGAGTCCCTATATTGTCCGCCTTCATATAACATTTTACTTGAGATTAACTGACTTTTTAACATTGATTGCATCTTTTGGATTATCCAATTACTACACCTTCTTTAAGTACGTTAGTTAAGAATGGATAATCTTCTACTTTTTGGAATTCGTCTTCTGTCATTAATCTTGGGGATATAACTTCATCTTTTTCTAGAATTATATCCATGGCGATTTTGTGGATTTCAGGTTTGATTTTATCTGCAATTGGAGATACGATTAAGATATCGATGTCTGACTCTTCGCTGTCGTCTCCACGAGCTACAGAACCGAATAACATTATTAATTTAATGTCATCTGATTTGATGGTTTCTGCAAACTCCTTGGCTATTTTAATTCTATCATGCACGAAAATCACCCAGTACAATAAGTAATTTATTATATTGAATTTATTTATAATAAATATATTGTTGCGACAATCCAAAAATACTGAGATTATCCAAAATCATTCAATTGAATGATTACACAAGTAATTATCTGTTTTAAGAAGTATTTAAGTCTTTATATATTAAACAAAGTA of the uncultured Methanobrevibacter sp. genome contains:
- a CDS encoding HEPN domain-containing protein, which codes for MLKSQLISSKMLYEGGQYRDSVTMSYYAMYSSALALLLKKSISPKTHEGTLRQLAKEYVKIGLLSKKTYGYLYDARETRNNSSYGYSKTFTEEDAEELILQAEKFINEVETLL
- a CDS encoding nucleotidyltransferase domain-containing protein → MHDRIKIAKEFAETIKSDDIKLIMLFGSVARGDDSEESDIDILIVSPIADKIKPEIHKIAMDIILEKDEVISPRLMTEDEFQKVEDYPFLTNVLKEGVVIG